From the Cucurbita pepo subsp. pepo cultivar mu-cu-16 chromosome LG05, ASM280686v2, whole genome shotgun sequence genome, one window contains:
- the LOC111796160 gene encoding peroxidase 10-like produces the protein MAPKTPISLSFLFLILPIFFFIQALSAPNYNYNYQKAYNELSYDFYDKSCPRLPSIIRYRVWAAVQNDSRIAASLLRLQFHDCIVDGCEASVLLDDTKDMKGEKNAPGNVKSLRGFEVIDVIKADVETYCPETVSCVDILGLAAREAVYLVGGPSWNLPLGRRDGLTASKKSVLEQLPSPKASLENNTAKFTSKGLDLKDLVVLSGAHTIGFARCVTFKVRLFNYKGSGQPDPDINAAMLSDLQSMCPNRNDGTNANLAPLDVVTVDRFDNEYYTNLISGVGLLESDHSLMADSYAAHMVRQYSYDTNLFYDDFAESMLRMSLVGVLSGRDGQIRKNCHVVNVDDGY, from the exons atggctCCAAAAACTCCCATTAGcctctcttttctcttcctaattcttcccattttcttcttcattcaagCTCTCTCTGCccctaattataattataactaTCAGAAAGCTTACAATGAGCTCAGTTATGATTTTTATGACAAATCGTGCCCTCGTTTGCCATCGATAATTCGATATCGTGTTTGGGCTGCCGTACAAAACGACTCTAGAATTGCTGCATCACTACTACGATTGCAATTCCATGATTGTATTGTAGAT GGATGTGAAGCATCGGTGTTGCTTGATGATACTAAAGACATGAAAGGTGAGAAAAATGCTCCGGGAAATGTGAAATCGCTACGAGGGTTTGAAGTGATCGATGTCATTAAAGCGGATGTCGAAACATATTGTCCCGAGACAGTTTCATGTGTTGATATATTAGGTCTTGCAGCTAGAGAAGCTGTGTATCTG GTCGGAGGGCCATCTTGGAACCTTCCACTAGGACGTAGAGATGGCTTAACCGCAAGCAAAAAATCCGTCTTGGAACAGCTCCCATCGCCCAAGGCATCTCTAGAGAACAACACAGCCAAGTTCACCTCAAAGGGCCTCGATTTAAAGGACCTCGTCGTGCTATCGGGCGCACACACCATCGGCTTCGCTCGTTGCGTGACATTCAAGGTCCGCCTCTTCAACTACAAGGGCTCCGGCCAGCCCGACCCCGACATCAACGCAGCCATGCTCTCGGACTTGCAATCCATGTGCCCCAACAGAAACGACGGCACCAACGCCAATTTAGCCCCACTGGATGTGGTCACTGTTGACAGGTTCGACAATGAGTATTACACGAACTTGATTAGTGGCGTGGGGCTTTTGGAGTCGGACCATAGTCTAATGGCCGACAGCTACGCAGCTCATATGGTGAGACAATACAGTTATGATACGAATTTGTTCTATGATGACTTTGCTGAGTCGATGTTGAGGATGAGCTTGGTTGGGGTTTTGAGTGGGCGTGATGGGCAGATTCGAAAGAATTGCCATGTTGTTAATGTTGATGATGGGTATTGA
- the LOC111795326 gene encoding WEB family protein At3g02930, chloroplastic-like: MSAMSAMSTKSKSSPETPNKTSPATPRVSRLNKGVAKSESDSHSPLQKSRLSVDRSPRPVTSKPAVDRQLPKVGTPPDKALPRGTKISEIQTQLNDAQENLKKAKEQIDLVEKEKEKLSNELKDAQRAADEASEKLRDALMARKQAEESSEIEKFRAVEIEQVGLEEALKKDEEWKKEIEAVRSQQALDVAALLSTSQELQKVKMELAMTTDAKNQALSHADDATKIAEIHVGKVEILSAELARLKGLLDSKLESQANESGELIKKLKSDIASLNLELEKAKSIAERVKDKEISIERLNHELNVAKMAKTSYEETITEKDASIEQLNVDLEAAKMAETYTHSLVEEWKNRAEELETQLENANKLERAASESLQSMMKQLERNNDLLHNTEIEIAALKEKVGLLETTVKRQKEDLEKLEHNLHVSKEEASEMEKLTVSLTSQLETLKEEKTQALNNEKLAASNVQSLLEEKTRLLNELEMSKDEEEKSKKAMESLVSALHEISSEARETKEKLLSSRAEQENYESQIENLKMVLKATNEKHENTLESSNHEIDILTSTIEKSKNEHEKSKAEWEKKELELVEAVKKSEAENSSLEKEIDRLVNLLKQTEDNACKMKEEEAQLKDSLKEVEAEVIYLQESLGEAKSESMKLKESLFDKENELQSIHQENEELLAREAASLRKIEELSKLLEEASTKKNDEPTDSEKDYDLLPKVVEYTEENGKRDDDNLKGELSVPIVEEEHKFEFPLVENEKTDSPPTTTPPQNGDEKNEKEDKSVKVEYKMWFSQEGGEAEHKSMDKEENNDSKVESKESFDQTTNGVSAESVEEGGNSPLKQQQQQKKKKALFKKIGYLLKKKNNVNQKQ; this comes from the exons atgTCCGCCATGTCCGCCATGTCCACCAAATCTAA ATCTTCACCTGAAACACCCAACAAGACATCCCCTGCAACACCTAGGGTGAGCAGACTGAATAAAGGGGTAGCTAAATCAGAGTCTGATTCTCATTCTCCTTTGCAAAAGTCTCGTCTCTCGGTTGATCGGTCTCCTCGACCTGTAACTTCGAAGCCTGCAGTCGATCGTCAACTGCCGAAAGTCGGTACCCCACCTGAT AAAGCACTGCCTCGAGGTACAAAGATTTCAGAGATACAAACTCAATTAAATGATGCACAGGAGAATCTGAAGAAGGCAAAGGAACAAATAGATTTggttgaaaaagagaaagaaaagttgaGCAATGAATTGAAAGATGCTCAAAGAGCAGCAGATGAGGCAAGTGAGAAACTCAGAGACGCGTTGATGGCACGGAAGCAAGCCGAAGAGAGTTCCGAGATTGAAAAGTTCCGAGCTGTTGAGATCGAGCAAGTAGGACTCGAGGAAGCTCTGAAGAAAGACGAGGAATGGAAGAAAGAGATAGAAGCTGTAAGGAGCCAACAGGCATTGGATGTTGCTGCTCTTCTCTCTACTAGTCAAGAGCTTCAAAAAGTGAAGATGGAGCTAGCGATGACTACCGACGCCAAGAACCAAGCATTGAGCCATGCTGATGATGCGACGAAGATCGCTGAGATTCATGTCGGGAAGGTCGAGATTCTCTCAGCTGAGCTTGCGAGATTAAAAGGATTGTTAGACTCAAAGCTTGAATCACAGGCAAATGAGAGTGGAGAATTGATAAAGAAGCTTAAGTCAGATATAGCATCTCTGAATTTGGAGCTTGAGAAAGCTAAATCTATTGCTGAGAGAGTGAAGGACAAAGAGATCTCCATCGAGCGACTTAATCACGAACTAAACGTCGCAAAGATGGCAAAAACATCCTATGAGGAGACGATCACAGAGAAAGACGCATCCATTGAACAGCTTAATGTTGATCTCGAAGCTGCAAAGATGGCTGAAACGTACACGCACAGTTTAGTCGAAGAATGGAAGAACAGAGCTGAGGAGCTAGAAACACAATTGGAGAATGCTAATAAGCTAGAACGAGCAGCATCGGAGTCTCTACAATCGATGATGAAACAACTCGAGCGAAATAACGATCTACTGCATAACACGGAGATCGAGATTGCTGCTCTAAAAGAGAAAGTTGGTTTGCTGGAAACGACagttaaaagacaaaaagagGATCTAGAAAAATTAGAACACAATCTTCATGTAAGTAAGGAAGAAGCATCTGAAATGGAGAAGTTGACTGTGTCATTAACGTCACAATTGGAAACTCTCAAGGAAGAGAAAACTCAAGCTTTAAACAATGAGAAACTTGCAGCTTCCAATGTACAAAGCTTATTAGAAGAGAAAACCCGACTCTTAAACGAGCTAGAAATGTCCAAGGACGAGGAGGAGAAGAGCAAAAAGGCAATGGAGAGCTTAGTGTCGGCATTGCACGAAATCTCCTCCGAGGCCAGGGAAACAAAGGAGAAACTGTTGTCTAGTCGAGCCGAGCAAGAAAACTACGAGTCCCAGATAGAGAATCTAAAGATGGTGTTGAAAGCTACCAATGAGAAACATGAAAACACGCTTGAAAGTTCGAACCACGAGATCGATATCTTAACGAGTACGATTGAGAAATCGAAGAACGAGCACGAGAAATCCAAGGCTGAGTGGGAGAAGAAGGAGCTTGAGCTGGTGGAGGCTGTGAAGAAATCAGAAGCAGAGAACTCTtcattggagaaggaaatagATAGGCTTGTGAATTTGCTTAAACAAACAGAGGACAATGCTTGTAagatgaaggaagaagaagctcaGCTCAAGGATAGCTTGAAGGAAGTCGAAGCCGAGGTTATTTATTTGCAGGAATCGCTCGGAGAAGCGAAATCCGAAAGCATGAAACTTAAGGAAAGCTTATTCGACAAAGAAAACGAGCTGCAAAGCATTCATCAAGAGAATGAGGAGCTTCTAGCAAGGGAAGCTGCTTCTCTTAGAAAGATTGAGGAGCTATCCAAGTTGCTCGAGGAAGCTTCAACCAAAAAGAACGATGAGCCAACGGATAGCGAGAAGGATTACGACTTACTACCGAAAGTGGTCGAGTACACCGAAGAGAACGGCAAACGAGATGACGATAACCTGAAAGGGGAGCTCTCAGTACCCATTGTAGAAGAAGAACACAAATTTGAGTTTCCATTGGTAGAGAATGAAAAAACAGACTCACCACCAACAACAACACCACCTCAAAATGGAGACGAGAAAAACGAGAAGGAAGACAAGTCGGTGAAGGTCGAATACAAAATGTGGTTCTCACAAGAGGGAGGAGAAGCAGAACACAAATCCATGGACAAGGAGGAGAACAACGACTCGAAAGTCGAGAGCAAGGAGAGTTTCGACCAGACGACGAATGGTGTAAGCGCGGAGAGCGTAGAGGAGGGGGGAAACTCGCCATtaaagcagcagcagcaacagaagaagaagaaggcatTGTTTAAGAAAATTGGATATcttctgaagaagaagaacaatgtGAATCAGAAACAgtga